A single genomic interval of Zunongwangia sp. HGR-M22 harbors:
- a CDS encoding helix-turn-helix transcriptional regulator, which translates to MRRKFFKIKVILKDRLSYTDRLMILAIIAFIFLIAIAAALIYDINKKPEAGTTGFSHKYLRLNKYQMKVKFTKPSENPQHLIAGLLQKDDGIEFYGIPQSKKVEWLQNGHSHNFDKLPQGKFMILANAFNSNHEARQVINKYFGINLPFKRRVELYTYFMYGGLDNKPDMIGEVLQPPENYRHEEDCISLQFKKIHLNGSPLKHREIKMLDMMLRDYKDTAIAFKMGIQVSTYNQHKKELFIKTGTHSRTALMIAAIKQRATGFFHKVSLG; encoded by the coding sequence ATGCGTCGTAAGTTTTTTAAAATAAAAGTGATTCTTAAAGATCGGTTAAGTTATACCGATAGGCTTATGATACTGGCCATTATTGCTTTTATATTTCTTATTGCCATTGCAGCTGCCTTGATATACGATATAAATAAAAAGCCCGAAGCGGGAACTACGGGCTTTTCACATAAATATTTACGCTTAAATAAATATCAAATGAAAGTCAAATTTACAAAACCCAGCGAAAACCCGCAACATTTAATTGCAGGTTTACTACAAAAAGATGATGGGATCGAGTTCTATGGGATCCCACAAAGCAAGAAAGTAGAATGGTTGCAAAATGGCCATTCGCATAACTTCGATAAGCTGCCGCAAGGTAAGTTTATGATCCTGGCCAATGCTTTTAATAGCAATCACGAAGCCAGGCAGGTTATTAATAAATACTTTGGAATTAATCTTCCCTTTAAAAGACGGGTAGAACTGTACACCTACTTTATGTATGGCGGTTTAGATAATAAACCCGATATGATTGGCGAGGTGTTACAACCTCCAGAAAATTACAGGCATGAAGAGGATTGTATTTCCCTTCAGTTTAAAAAAATCCATCTAAACGGATCTCCTTTAAAGCACAGGGAAATTAAAATGCTCGATATGATGCTAAGAGATTATAAAGATACGGCGATTGCCTTTAAAATGGGCATCCAGGTAAGCACCTACAATCAGCACAAAAAAGAACTTTTTATTAAAACCGGTACGCATAGCAGAACCGCATTAATGATCGCTGCCATAAAGCAACGGGCAACAGGATTTTTTCATAAGGTTAGTTTAGGTTAA